One region of Triticum aestivum cultivar Chinese Spring chromosome 6B, IWGSC CS RefSeq v2.1, whole genome shotgun sequence genomic DNA includes:
- the LOC123136039 gene encoding uncharacterized protein isoform X2, whose translation MVLWAPFLLIHLGGQDTVTAFSLEDNELWLRHLLMLLGQACLVVYVLWKWVTLSYYQLLISAALLFVDGIIKYGERIWALKLGSQEGLRSSTSTEAKKASLQFGLGFSTERKEQTYQEIVRYALLRERGVRDIFAGRKLFDMDDLTREYFLYQYDREVPRGDAQLNFKRAEIELSIMYDSLYTKSRVIQTRSGAILRCVSFASIVVAFVFYVKLMVSSSAYAEQTPAVHNSVEYRRSKVDVAITYILFIGAVCLEACSFFVVMIMSPLEWPLLEARAGWCRVLLTRVAWPMFMRIQPETKPWWSNSMGQYNFLSSCCNKSRSTDRRWSSTVIMSKMAGVFGASELWNKISNTKHAHVTREMKELIHETIGHDRGWLPERICVPSAYRSLLVLPFEKALLSLHIWTDVVMHKVAKSVMVSSSGRLPIDMAAQEQDQEAAQRWRRLMDNCKRLSEYMLYLLVAQPAMLPVSSNVQDFMVAAAASDWSRGASSNRKVQDFMVAADVASRKENFLEWLPSEYEGPGLGFWEEQRVVLENQQGINAELAILEKVWVRMLVYAAGKSRPEEHARRLSTGGELITFVWLLMAHRRTGDVERSISLIKDDFSAGHLFELSTASIPYCRQIEMEESITT comes from the coding sequence ATGGTATTGTGGGCACCATTCCTTCTTATCCATCTTGGAGGACAGGACACTGTGACTGCTTTTTCATTGGAGGACAATGAGCTGTGGTTGAGGCACCTGCTGATGCTGCTAGGCCAAGCATGCCTAGTTGTCTATGTGCTGTGGAAATGGGTGACATTGTCATACTACCAACTTTTAATCTCGGCTGCATTGTTGTTCGTTGATGGGATCATCAAGTATGGGGAGAGGATTTGGGCACTCAAGTTGGGGAGTCAGGAAGGCCTCAGGAGTTCCACTAGCACAGAAGCTAAGAAAGCATCCCTTCAATTTGGACTAGGATTCAGTACTGAAAGAAAAGAGCAGACCTATCAAGAAATTGTTAGGTATGCTCTTCTCAGGGAGCGAGGCGTGCGGGATATATTTGCTGGACGGAAACTCTTCGACATGGACGATTTAACTCGCGAGTACTTTCTGTATCAATACGATCGGGAGGTTCCGAGAGGGGATGCCCAACTGAATTTCAAGAGGGCGGAGATCGAGCTTAGCATAATGTATGACAGCCTCTACACAAAATCTCGGGTGATTCAAACAAGGTCTGGCGCCATCCTTCGGTGTGTCTCCTTCGCCTCCATAGTGGTTGCCTTTGTGTTCTACGTCAAGTTGATGGTGAGTAGTAGTGCCTATGCCGAGCAAACACCAGCAGTACACAACAGCGTCGAGTACAGAAGAAGTAAAGTTGATGTTGCCATCACCTACATATTATTCATTGGAGCAGTTTGCTTGGAAGCTTGCTCATTCTTCGTTGTGATGATCATGTCACCGTTGGAGTGGCCATTGTTGGAAGCTCGAGCTGGATGGTGTCGTGTGCTGCTCACTCGAGTGGCCTGGCCTATGTTCATGAGGATCCAACCAGAGACCAAGCCGTGGTGGTCAAACTCAATGGGACAGTACAACTTCTTGAGCTCCTGCTGCAACAAAAGCAGAAGCACGGACAGAAGGTGGAGTAGCACCGTCATCATGTCAAAGATGGCAGGCGTATTTGGAGCTAGTGAGCTGTGGAACAAGATAAGCAACACCAAGCATGCCCACGTCACAAGGGAGATGAAGGAGCTTATCCACGAAACAATAGGCCATGATAGGGGGTGGCTTCCTGAGCGCATCTGCGTTCCAAGTGCTTATAGATCACTACTTGTCCTCCCCTTCGAGAAGGCCTTGCTGTCGCTACACATTTGGACAGATGTGGTGATGCACAAGGTGGCGAAGTCGGTGATGGTTAGCAGCAGTGGTCGGCTCCCGATTGACATGGCCGCCCAAGAGCAAGACCAAGAGGCAGCACAGCGGTGGCGGCGTCTTATGGATAACTGCAAGAGGCTATCTGAGTACATGTTGTACCTGCTGGTGGCGCAACCTGCCATGCTACCTGTGAGCAGCAACGTGCAGGATTTTATGGTAGCAGCGGCTGCCTCAGACTGGTCCAGGGGTGCCTCCTCCAACAGAAAGGTGCAGGATTTTATGGTAGCAGCCGATGTTGCCTCCAGAAAGGAGAATTTTCTTGAGTGGTTGCCTTCAGAATATGAGGGTCCTGGTCTGGGCTTCTGGGAGGAGCAAAGGGTGGTGCTAGAAAATCAACAGGGCATCAATGCCGAGCTGGCGATACTAGAGAAGGTGTGGGTGCGGATGCTCGTCTATGCAGCCGGAAAGTCCCGCCCGGAAGAGCATGCCCGGCGCCTGAGCACTGGGGGAGAGCTCATTACCTTCGTTTGGCTGCTGATGGCGCATCGGCGTACTGGTGACGTGGAGCGCAGTATCAGCCTTATCAAAGATGATTTCAGCGCAGGACATCTTTTCGAGCTATCTACTGCTAGCATACCATACTGCAGGCAAATTGAGATGGAGGAGTCAATTACTACTTGA
- the LOC123136039 gene encoding uncharacterized protein isoform X1: MAEASKFITIMQLFSDWEIHVLILLSFCLQLFLFFSGSLRRRHDHRLLRIMTWLSYLSADFTAAYALGLLSREVATTSTIDNNDDHHKSVPSETPHQLMVLWAPFLLIHLGGQDTVTAFSLEDNELWLRHLLMLLGQACLVVYVLWKWVTLSYYQLLISAALLFVDGIIKYGERIWALKLGSQEGLRSSTSTEAKKASLQFGLGFSTERKEQTYQEIVRYALLRERGVRDIFAGRKLFDMDDLTREYFLYQYDREVPRGDAQLNFKRAEIELSIMYDSLYTKSRVIQTRSGAILRCVSFASIVVAFVFYVKLMVSSSAYAEQTPAVHNSVEYRRSKVDVAITYILFIGAVCLEACSFFVVMIMSPLEWPLLEARAGWCRVLLTRVAWPMFMRIQPETKPWWSNSMGQYNFLSSCCNKSRSTDRRWSSTVIMSKMAGVFGASELWNKISNTKHAHVTREMKELIHETIGHDRGWLPERICVPSAYRSLLVLPFEKALLSLHIWTDVVMHKVAKSVMVSSSGRLPIDMAAQEQDQEAAQRWRRLMDNCKRLSEYMLYLLVAQPAMLPVSSNVQDFMVAAAASDWSRGASSNRKVQDFMVAADVASRKENFLEWLPSEYEGPGLGFWEEQRVVLENQQGINAELAILEKVWVRMLVYAAGKSRPEEHARRLSTGGELITFVWLLMAHRRTGDVERSISLIKDDFSAGHLFELSTASIPYCRQIEMEESITT, from the coding sequence ATGGCAGAAGCTTCAAAGTTTATTACCATTATGCAACTATTCAGCGACTGGGAAATCCATGTATTGATTCTCTTGAGCTTTTGCCTGCAACtattcctcttcttctccggcagccTTCGGCGCCGCCACGACCATAGGCTGCTTAGGATCATGACATGGTTGTCTTACCTATCAGCTGATTTCACTGCAGCATATGCTCTGGGCCTTCTTTCACGCGAGGTTGCTACCACTTCCACTATAGAcaacaatgatgatcatcataaaTCAGTGCCCAGTGAAACCCCTCATCAGCTCATGGTATTGTGGGCACCATTCCTTCTTATCCATCTTGGAGGACAGGACACTGTGACTGCTTTTTCATTGGAGGACAATGAGCTGTGGTTGAGGCACCTGCTGATGCTGCTAGGCCAAGCATGCCTAGTTGTCTATGTGCTGTGGAAATGGGTGACATTGTCATACTACCAACTTTTAATCTCGGCTGCATTGTTGTTCGTTGATGGGATCATCAAGTATGGGGAGAGGATTTGGGCACTCAAGTTGGGGAGTCAGGAAGGCCTCAGGAGTTCCACTAGCACAGAAGCTAAGAAAGCATCCCTTCAATTTGGACTAGGATTCAGTACTGAAAGAAAAGAGCAGACCTATCAAGAAATTGTTAGGTATGCTCTTCTCAGGGAGCGAGGCGTGCGGGATATATTTGCTGGACGGAAACTCTTCGACATGGACGATTTAACTCGCGAGTACTTTCTGTATCAATACGATCGGGAGGTTCCGAGAGGGGATGCCCAACTGAATTTCAAGAGGGCGGAGATCGAGCTTAGCATAATGTATGACAGCCTCTACACAAAATCTCGGGTGATTCAAACAAGGTCTGGCGCCATCCTTCGGTGTGTCTCCTTCGCCTCCATAGTGGTTGCCTTTGTGTTCTACGTCAAGTTGATGGTGAGTAGTAGTGCCTATGCCGAGCAAACACCAGCAGTACACAACAGCGTCGAGTACAGAAGAAGTAAAGTTGATGTTGCCATCACCTACATATTATTCATTGGAGCAGTTTGCTTGGAAGCTTGCTCATTCTTCGTTGTGATGATCATGTCACCGTTGGAGTGGCCATTGTTGGAAGCTCGAGCTGGATGGTGTCGTGTGCTGCTCACTCGAGTGGCCTGGCCTATGTTCATGAGGATCCAACCAGAGACCAAGCCGTGGTGGTCAAACTCAATGGGACAGTACAACTTCTTGAGCTCCTGCTGCAACAAAAGCAGAAGCACGGACAGAAGGTGGAGTAGCACCGTCATCATGTCAAAGATGGCAGGCGTATTTGGAGCTAGTGAGCTGTGGAACAAGATAAGCAACACCAAGCATGCCCACGTCACAAGGGAGATGAAGGAGCTTATCCACGAAACAATAGGCCATGATAGGGGGTGGCTTCCTGAGCGCATCTGCGTTCCAAGTGCTTATAGATCACTACTTGTCCTCCCCTTCGAGAAGGCCTTGCTGTCGCTACACATTTGGACAGATGTGGTGATGCACAAGGTGGCGAAGTCGGTGATGGTTAGCAGCAGTGGTCGGCTCCCGATTGACATGGCCGCCCAAGAGCAAGACCAAGAGGCAGCACAGCGGTGGCGGCGTCTTATGGATAACTGCAAGAGGCTATCTGAGTACATGTTGTACCTGCTGGTGGCGCAACCTGCCATGCTACCTGTGAGCAGCAACGTGCAGGATTTTATGGTAGCAGCGGCTGCCTCAGACTGGTCCAGGGGTGCCTCCTCCAACAGAAAGGTGCAGGATTTTATGGTAGCAGCCGATGTTGCCTCCAGAAAGGAGAATTTTCTTGAGTGGTTGCCTTCAGAATATGAGGGTCCTGGTCTGGGCTTCTGGGAGGAGCAAAGGGTGGTGCTAGAAAATCAACAGGGCATCAATGCCGAGCTGGCGATACTAGAGAAGGTGTGGGTGCGGATGCTCGTCTATGCAGCCGGAAAGTCCCGCCCGGAAGAGCATGCCCGGCGCCTGAGCACTGGGGGAGAGCTCATTACCTTCGTTTGGCTGCTGATGGCGCATCGGCGTACTGGTGACGTGGAGCGCAGTATCAGCCTTATCAAAGATGATTTCAGCGCAGGACATCTTTTCGAGCTATCTACTGCTAGCATACCATACTGCAGGCAAATTGAGATGGAGGAGTCAATTACTACTTGA